A DNA window from Buttiauxella agrestis contains the following coding sequences:
- the dctP gene encoding TRAP transporter substrate-binding protein DctP — translation MQRPFLARKILAAFLTTLLMPTTVSAVQILKYSDHEPLGGMRTSFIKDVFFAEIEKESQGRLKVDAHWNSELARSYDALGVVKEGKIADMAIVVPEYTPKEFPLQQIFKSFPVGPTGAHQVEFFRKAYDTIPALQAEVARQNVVNLFLATGYPVAFFSTKPLNKLDDITGQKWRSASFWHQDFLKNTGAIPVSMPWGEEIYEALKAGSLDGLMVNVDSGYELNVHKTAPNVLISKDLWLGHVYLLVMNKDTWNKLADEDKQAIQRAAFKAYQTLGSVMDSSFDSMVSELAHNGVKIRQLSSTEVAHWESATQYQQVQEKWVKEQESKGVKEAGPTMDKVTVLLKESMK, via the coding sequence ATGCAACGTCCGTTTCTGGCCAGAAAAATACTGGCCGCTTTCCTCACCACGCTGCTGATGCCAACGACGGTATCAGCAGTTCAAATCCTCAAATACTCCGATCACGAACCGCTGGGTGGAATGCGCACCAGCTTTATTAAAGATGTGTTTTTTGCCGAAATTGAGAAGGAATCCCAAGGCCGCCTGAAAGTTGACGCTCACTGGAACAGTGAACTGGCTCGTAGCTATGATGCTTTGGGCGTCGTAAAAGAAGGGAAGATTGCTGATATGGCAATCGTGGTGCCTGAATACACGCCGAAAGAATTCCCCTTGCAGCAAATATTCAAAAGCTTCCCCGTTGGGCCAACGGGCGCTCATCAGGTTGAATTTTTCCGCAAGGCGTACGACACCATTCCTGCCTTACAGGCGGAAGTTGCCCGGCAAAATGTGGTTAATCTGTTTTTGGCAACCGGCTATCCCGTTGCATTCTTTAGCACTAAACCGCTGAATAAACTCGACGATATTACCGGTCAAAAGTGGCGCTCGGCCAGCTTCTGGCACCAGGATTTCCTGAAAAATACGGGTGCTATTCCTGTCTCTATGCCGTGGGGCGAGGAGATTTATGAGGCGCTTAAAGCCGGAAGCCTGGATGGGCTAATGGTCAACGTAGACAGTGGATATGAACTCAACGTCCATAAAACGGCGCCAAATGTTTTGATCTCTAAAGATCTGTGGCTTGGGCACGTTTATCTTTTAGTGATGAATAAAGATACGTGGAACAAGCTTGCCGACGAGGATAAACAAGCGATTCAGCGAGCAGCGTTCAAAGCTTATCAAACCCTGGGCTCGGTAATGGACAGCAGTTTTGACAGTATGGTGAGTGAACTTGCTCACAATGGCGTGAAGATCCGTCAACTGAGTTCAACTGAAGTCGCTCATTGGGAGAGTGCAACCCAATACCAGCAAGTGCAGGAAAAGTGGGTTAAAGAACAAGAGAGCAAGGGCGTGAAAGAGGCTGGTCCGACGATGGATAAAGTCACTGTGCTACTGAAAGAATCGATGAAATAA